One Polaribacter reichenbachii genomic window, ATAAATTATACCACTGAATTACTTTTTTAATGTTAGAAGTATAAACTCTCTCATCATCGTAATTTGGTAAAACTTCGGCAAAAAATGCGGTTAATTTATTACCACTTTCTTTGTGAGAAATTGCTTTTTTACCTCCTGTTTTTTCTGATATTGCTTTAAAAACATCTAACAAAGGCATGTCTTCTTCGTAAGTATAAATGGCAATGTTTTCTAACAAACTTACATTTTGAGTAGCGTTTATTGCTAAACGTTTATTGTCTGTTAAGTTTTCTGCAATAATTGCATTTTTAGATTGAGATATTACTTGAAATAATCCTGGTTTACCAGTAACTGATATAATTTTACTAAACTCCATTTGTATATTTTTTGTCTTTATTTAAGACTATTTACCTTTTTTTAAATTTGGGAAACGCATTCTGTAATCTGCATTTATTTTCCCCTTAGAAATGTTTTCTAATTTCTTTTTTATCAATCTTTTTTTAAGTGATGATAACTTATCTGTGAATAAAATACCTTCTATATGATCGTATTCGTGCTGAAAAACTCTAGCAGCTAATCCGTCTAAAACTTCTGTATGTGTTTTAAAGTCTTCATCTTGATATTCTATAGTAACTTTTGGTTGACGATAAACATCTTGACGAACATCAGGTATGCTTAAACAACCTTCGTTAAAAGCCCATTCATCACCTTCTTCTTCTAAAATTTGAGCATTTATAAACACTTTATTAAATGTTTTTAAAACAGCTCTATCTTCATCACTTAAATCTTCATCTTCAGCAAAAGGAGAAGCATCTATGATAAATAAACGAATAGCTTTACCAATTTGAGGTGCAGCTAAACCAACACCAGAAGCATTGTACATTGTCTCTTTCATATTGCTAATTAATTCCTTTAAATTAGGGTAATCAGCAGTTATTTCTGTGCATTCTTTACGAAGAACTGGGTCTCCATAAGCTACAATTGGTAAAATCATTTTGTGTTTTTTATAGTTTGCAAAAGTACAATTTAGATATTCGTAATCCCAAATTTTACTTTCATAAATTCATCTTAATAATTATTGATTGTATAAATACGATTGTAATATAATGGTTGCACTTATTTCATCAACTAAAGCTTTGTTTTTACGTTGTTTTTTCTTTAAACCACCATCAATCATTGTTTGAAAAGCCATTTTAGAAGTAAAACGTTCATCAACTCTTTTTACAGGAATTTTAGGAATTTGCTTGGATAATTTCTCTAAAAAAGGAAGTATTAAAGCTTCACTTTCGCTATCAGAATTATTCATTTGTTTGGGTTTGCCTACTAAAAAAAGTTCTACTTTTTCTTTTGATATATAGTCTTTTAAAAAAGTAAAAAGCTCAGTAGTATTTACAGTAGTTAAACCAGATGCAATAATTTGTAATTGATCTGTAACTGCTATTCCTGTTCTTATTTTTCCATAATCGATGGCTAAAATTCTTCCCAAATGATATACTTTTTTTGCAAAAATAAAGTTTAAACTTTTAATAATATAGATTAATGCAAATAAAATCAATAAGTTAAAATAAAGTGAGTTTTGTATTTTAAACAAACCATTTATATCTGTTTAAAAAACGTATATTCGCTTAGTTTTTTAGCAATCAAATTATATTTGCAAAAATTAATTTATTAAGATGGAAGATATTAGAAAAATTATAGAAGCTGCCTGGGAAAATCGTGATTTATTACAAGAACAAAACACAATAGATACCATTAGAAAAGTTGTTGATTTATTAGATAAAGGAGAATTAAGGGTTGCAGAACCAATAGAAGAAGGTTGGCAAGTAAATGAATGGGTAAAAAAAGCGGTTGTTTTATATTTCCCAATTCAAAAAATGGAAACTTTAGAGGCTGGTATTTTTGAATATCATGATAAAATCCCTTTAAAGAAAAACTTTGCAGAAAGGGGAATTAGAGTAGTGCCAAATGCGGTTGCAAGACATGGAGCATACATTTCTCCAGGTACAATTTTAATGCCTAGTTATGTAAATATTGGTGCACACGTAGATGAAGGAACAATGGTTGATACTTGGGCTACAGTAGGTTCTTGTGCGCAAATTGGTAAAAATGTACATTTATCTGGTGGTGTTGGTATTGGTGGAGTTTTAGAACCTTTACAAGCAGCCCCAGTAATTATAGAAGATGGCGCTTT contains:
- a CDS encoding DUF5606 domain-containing protein, with the translated sequence MEFSKIISVTGKPGLFQVISQSKNAIIAENLTDNKRLAINATQNVSLLENIAIYTYEEDMPLLDVFKAISEKTGGKKAISHKESGNKLTAFFAEVLPNYDDERVYTSNIKKVIQWYNLLVDAGFDFATVAVDEVSTDEEE
- a CDS encoding 2,3,4,5-tetrahydropyridine-2,6-dicarboxylate N-succinyltransferase; this translates as MEDIRKIIEAAWENRDLLQEQNTIDTIRKVVDLLDKGELRVAEPIEEGWQVNEWVKKAVVLYFPIQKMETLEAGIFEYHDKIPLKKNFAERGIRVVPNAVARHGAYISPGTILMPSYVNIGAHVDEGTMVDTWATVGSCAQIGKNVHLSGGVGIGGVLEPLQAAPVIIEDGAFIGSRCIVVEGVRVEKEAVLGANVVLTMSTKIIDVTGNEPVETKGVVPARSVVIPGSYTKKFAAGEYNVPCALIIGKRKESTNKKTSLNDALREYDVAV
- the def gene encoding peptide deformylase; this encodes MILPIVAYGDPVLRKECTEITADYPNLKELISNMKETMYNASGVGLAAPQIGKAIRLFIIDASPFAEDEDLSDEDRAVLKTFNKVFINAQILEEEGDEWAFNEGCLSIPDVRQDVYRQPKVTIEYQDEDFKTHTEVLDGLAARVFQHEYDHIEGILFTDKLSSLKKRLIKKKLENISKGKINADYRMRFPNLKKGK
- the ruvX gene encoding Holliday junction resolvase RuvX encodes the protein MGRILAIDYGKIRTGIAVTDQLQIIASGLTTVNTTELFTFLKDYISKEKVELFLVGKPKQMNNSDSESEALILPFLEKLSKQIPKIPVKRVDERFTSKMAFQTMIDGGLKKKQRKNKALVDEISATIILQSYLYNQ